GGCCGCTCCTCCCCGCCGGCGTCCGCCCTCCCCACCGGTGTCCGCCCTTCCCAAGCGCGGACCAGCCTTCCTCAGGCACGCCCCTTCCCACCGACGTCCGCCCTCCCCCTGCTGCCTCTGCTTCATGCGTGCAAGGAAGAAGAATAAAGGATGACATGTGGATCACATGTGTCATTCTCTGTTAGGATAGGATTGGGATCTGTTTTAGGTAGTATTActgaatcaaacaagaaaaaatagGTGGTATTAAAATAGGTGGCTAATAACGAGTGGATGACATGTGGATCCCACATGTCATTCTCTGTCTCGCAACAACCTCTCTCTCGCCTCCTCCTCCCAACCGCTCGCGGATCTTCCTCTCTACCTCTGTCACCGTACCTTTCCTCTTCATATCTCAGTTTTGGTACTGGCCCTCGCTCGTGTCACTTATCTCTTTGCTGATTTCATGTCGTGTTCCCTTCTCTAGCCACCTCTATGTAGGATTTGGAAAGTTTCTTGGTGACGGaacctgtgggggtatggccctcaagacatgggccgtaccatcggaggtggcccgatccataagatcaaggcgtgcacggcgctgctcggcgtgcaccgcgagacattgtatagtaccaaatagactattttacttgtaaccctgttcCTCCcgtctatataaggagaggcaggggtcccctagcggacaagatacatacatctacttggtcatctagatcaatacaatacaccaacgatacaggacgtagggtattacgtcgatcagacggcctgaacatgtctaaatcgctgtctctgcgtcttgtgtcaccatccggttcctaatcacgcgcacctccaccgacaaatctaccatcgctgtctctgcgtcttgtgtcaccatccgattctgtcgacagttggtgcgccaggtaggtgTGCACTTGATCCAttgcgagccagatggacctcaaatcaacaacgcgttctcgtcgtcaatctcgtggagatccatgccggtccacgacgacgattcatcactgctacacTAGCCCctacgacagcagatccgatctcggaaccacctccgaggtcgtcttcaccaacaactcaccgcccgctaggtgttcaccgtcaacgccgaccagataacgccatatgtCGCTGATCAGACGCtctgtccaaagctaagtcacgctttaatatttttctaaatattctccaatctccgtatatcgccataatgtttctccgaactgttttctccatatttgctctccaaacaatttttcgaaccctcgaacagtcatgttgatgctcggacgcctcaaGAGACGGccttgtctccggctcctccctacacgtgctacgggctccgcgctctgcgttatgggtggtcgacagcggctccttgatcacgcatgttcctcctacacgtgcacgggctccgcgctcgacgttatggactatgggctagctaggactggagactcagctacacactaactgttcggacggtttatattaaacataaatatattttcacgccaactgatcgtcgaactgcatacgccgtttcatcaccattactgatttttctctggagtttatttatttgtgcgtcatgtactacccgttctatatatttgtattgcaggatcatcgtccaggtgatcggatcacctggtgctcggttttctccaccgatcaactggtcagaccgcttggttcatggactccatcgccgactaGTTGATTGGACTattcgtcggtcgcttctactcaatgctcacttcgatgtcgaccagttgaccagactgttcgctgCTCATGCTTcattgccagctacgccggttactcctcaacgctcggattcttcgtgctcgaggactaagtgggcacacttcactgcacgaatgtcgccagctacaccggggactcctcggtgctcggacctctcCAGCTTCgcctaggactcctcggtgctcgaacatcgccgcctacgtcggggactcctcgctcctcggtgctcgatcatcgccagcgacgctggggactcctcactcctcggtgctcggtcatcactagcgacgccggggactcctcggtgctcggtcattgccagcgacgccggggactccttggtgctcggtcatcgcccgcgacgccggggactcctcgttcctcggtgctcggtcatcgccagcgacgccggggactcctcgcttctcggtgctcagtcatcaccagcgacgccggggactcctcgcttctcagtgctcggacatcgccagcttcgccggggactcctcggtgctcggacatcgccgcctacgccggggactcctcgctcctcggtgctcgcacCTCGCCAGCTTTGtcggggattcctcggtgctcggacatcgccgtctACGCGGgagattcctcggtgctcggtcatcgccaactacgctagggactcttcggtgctcggatcttgctatgtctcatcggtgtgctatcaagctacttcatgttgttcggatcagggtgctgatcttgggcggcgcatctggggtcttgatacgcgcatgtcagacaacgtcggcaagctttctttttctttgaccctgctacaagattcattcttcatcttccagcagtctcggggactaagtgggcacacttcaccttgcggtgaatgtgcttgttctcatctcgaggctatgcctagggcctggctgcctgcttggctggtcttctactttctaaccctggcaccacgtgactacgtcacctactgtcaggctcggggactagctgtgggggtatggcccccaagacatgggccgcaccatcggaggtggcccggcccacaagattaaggcatgcacggcgctgctcggtgtgcaccgcgAGACATTATATAGtatcaaataggctactttacttgtaatcctatccctccagactatataagaagaggcagaggtccccctagcggacaagatacatacatctacttggtcgtccagatcaatacaatacaccaaagacacatgacgtagggtattacgtcgatcaaacggcccgaacctgtctaaatcgctgtctctgcaccttgtgttaccatccggttcctgatcacccgcacctccaccgacaaatctaccattgcgggatacccctcggtggactgccgatgatattctaccGACAAATCTAACCAGCTTGCACGTTGTGTGACCAAATCTATTTACTTCTTCTCTAGTGGTTGAACAAAGTTTCTCCTCAACTCATCCGGTCTAGGCTTCCAAAATTCTGCTCCAGAAATATAAAGTATATGATTGTTTATATAGGCTACTGGAGATGTTCTTAGTAGATTTATAATAAAAGGGATTGCTTATATCATGTTTTACATAATCCTTGACTTTTCTTACtcactttttttatttattttattttattttattccaCGCTAGCTAATAACGagtgtgaaccaaattttatggTGTGAACTTACAAATTTCATGGTATGAACTTATGATAAACTATCTCATCTATCTAAGATATTTTAGTTGCTTGATTTTTTCTATATAACATGCAATTTTTTATTGTTTGGCTAAGATAAAAATTATGAATTATTTCTTGAAAGTTATCATTTTAATTATACTAGGTGATTGTATAAAACTTCCTAAAAATCCAGGCACCTAAAATGCAACTACcgtatttttttttgcaaaagaagCCATAACAATTCGATGAGTTCATCAAGGGATTTTTAACTTTTTACCACTTACGGATGATACTTCTTCGTTTGCTAGTTTTATATGTGTTCCTACACAATTGCCATCACAAACAGTAAACTTCATACGTTTTTGTCACTTTTGCTAACGTGCCACGCCAGGTAGGCATGCCAGCATGGCAGCGAGCCTAGGAACCTCTACAAAACATGCGATATGGCCTATTTATCCTTGTTGCTCTCTCCTTCCACTCACTTACGTATGTGACCCACATGTCAgcttcttcttcaacctctagctctGGCCGACCACCGCTCCAGCTGTTGCAGCCTATGTGCCCTGACCACCGCAGACCTCTCCTGGCGCACTGCTCAACCAGTCCACGTGTCGCCTGCCACTGCCGCACCCTACTGCTGCGTCCGTTGTCCGTGAGTCCGTGACCGCTTGCCTGACGCCGTCGCGCTAGCACGTTACTCCGCGGTGCCATGGCAGCTCCGTATGTACGCGTGCTCGCTTGCTCTTGCTCGCACGCATAGGATGGTCCTGGGCGGCGCCcatcgccgccaccaccacgaaccgcaccgtcgtcgccgccgccgagcgGCTGGCTTGCCTCAGTAGGCGGCCCTTTCGTTTTCCCAAAGGTTCATGGTTGCCATGGTGGCCATGCACGAGGACGCGCACGGCCACGGGATCGCCTTTGCACTGGCACCATCACCAATGGATCGCCTGAGCTCCGCCACCCGCCCTGCGCTGCGAGCCAAGGTCGTCAGCTGCATGCTCTGCATCTGTGTCGATGGGCCGCCTAGCTGCTCACCGATGCCGACCGCGCACGTACACCGACGGGCGTCCTTGCTGTTCACCGCCGATGCCGAGCCACGCGCACACGCTGACGGGTGGCCTCACCGTCTCGCTGTGGGCAGCCTCGGTCGCTCCACGGCGGCTCGTCGGGCCCGCTACATGCTTGCATGCACAGCTAGGGAAGGTCACGCGACCTCCATTATGCCGTCGCACACGAGCTGGCCTCCGTGGTGCCGTCGCACACGAGCTGGCCTCCGCGACATTGCTCGCAGTCGCAACCAACCACGCCGTGCACCTCCCATGCTCAGTAGCGCCTCGTCCTCCTATCGCTGGTAGTGCACGCCCCACCGCGCTCGGATCCCACCTGTGTTCCTTTCCGCGTTGTTGTGTGTGACTGGAACTAACGCCGTGACACCATTCGATCGCCACCACGGCCAAGCTAGCTTACCATAAGTCAAGCGCTTATTAATTAGTATTGGTGTAGTAGTACTGTGATCTGTCGCCGAGCTCGGGATGGAGTTTAGTGGTAGCTTCTATGCTGTTTTCTCCTTCGCCCTATCCCAACGCCATCGCCGCCCCGTCACCTCGCTCTGCTGAAGCAAGTTACGCACGCACGCTGTCTTGCAAAGGCCATGCACGATGCAGCCAAGCACTACCCGTCGCCCAAGCTCATCCACTGCAGCCCCACGACCATGCCTTGCCCACCTGGTTGGCTGGAGCTCCTCCCCTTCCCTCACTGCATGGTGATGACAGAAGTTTGAAGAAGAAAGTGACATGTGGAGCTCATACGTCAATGAGTGGAAGGAGAGAAACAGTAGGAATAAAAAGATCATTTGGCATGTCCTATAAAGGTTCCAGGCTCACTGCTACGTTGGCATACTCACCTGGCGTGTCAGGTCAGAAAAAATAGGGGCTCTTGTATTCTTGCCCCTACTTTaatgtgcaattgtgattttgtccttatttttctaactttgtgattttgcccttcacTACAAGCAAGTTAATGTGATTTTGCCCCTAGTCAATGGTCAAAACAGGAGCAAATTCACAAAGACTAGAGGTAAAACCGCGTTGACTTGCTAGTAGTGAAggacaaaatcacaaagttagaaaaacgaaggcaaaatcacaattacacCTCAAAATGGCAAgaacaccaaaaaaaaaaaacccacaaAAATATAGAAGGTTTACCATTTGCGATGATAATTATACAAAAAGCTGGCAAACGAAGGAGTGACGTCCTGAGGATGGAAAAAAAAAATCCCGTCCATCAGCGGTAGGCGACGCCAGGAACGTACTCGCCGTCCTGCACCCTTCTCAGCTTGTTCGCCTGGGCTGCGGCCTCCGGTGAACGTGAATCACCAGGCCGGTCCTGCCCCCTCGCGCCGCGTTTCCTGTTGTTAGCCGCGGCGGCGCCAGGCGCCGAAGCCATGTCGAGCAGCACCCGCGCCTGCTCAATCAACGTGTCCAGCCCGGCGAACTCCCGCCTGGCTTGCTCCATGAGCGCCAAGTCCTCCCGCTCCAGAGCGTCCAGAAGCTCGCGCAGCTGCCGGCGGCTCAGCCCGGCCAGGTACGACGTGACGGCGCCGCGGGGGCGGGCGCCCGGCGCGAGGAGCGACGCGGCGTGCGTGGCGCCCTCGACGCCCACGggctcgtcgccgtcgccggcgtGCGGCGGCGTGCGCTGCGCCAGGCCCACGCGGAGGTCGCGGCCGCGGAGGGCCCGGCCGTGCAGGTTGCGGCAGGCGCTGAGGGCCGTCTCGTCGTCGAGGTACTCGACGAAGGCGAAGCCCCGGGGCCTGTTGCTGCCCTTGTTGTCGGTGGCCACGCGGAGGGACACCACGGGGCCGATCTCCTCGCACGCGGCGCGGAGCTCGTCCTCGCTGGCGTGGTAGGGGATGTTGCCCACGGACACCACGCTGCTGCAGCGgcacgaggcggcggcggccatggctatCGATCGGTTGTCGGTCGTTCGCAGCTAGCGCGCTTAGGAGCGAGCGAGGCGTGGGTTTGGGGTTAAGCTAAGCTTCGTGTTTACTGGGAAAGGTTTGTTTATGAGGGGCGCCCGCGCCGCGACGTGTGGTGACTATAGTCGCCTAGTCGGTTCGACTCGGAGGCGGTGATGTCGCGTCGGCGTGTCCGGCGCGTGTTGTCTTCGGAACCGATGACTCGTGTGGCTGCTTGCGACTTGCGATCGAGTTGTGATGCACCGGGGCGCGCTTCCAGGTGTCGCGCGGCCGACACGGCCCGGCCCGGTCCGGTCCGGTCAAAATAAATTCCGTCGCCCAAGTGTTGACTGAAGCTGTTGTATCCATATCCGCAACTGGGCTTTGATGAAGATTTCAAACAAACTGAATTCTTTTAAAAGGATGCACATAGGAATTGGCAAGCCTAATGCCTAATTTTGTGCAGGATGTCTTTTTTTTGGCATATATTCCTGGATGTTTACTTTTTTATCATCAGAAAAGCTCCAGATAAACTATGTCATCGACAATTTACATATatacatgtactccctccgttccaaaaaaaaaaatcgttttttactttcaaacatcttgtttgaCCATCcgtcttattcaaaatttttatataaatatcatctattttgttatgacttattttatcatcGGAGATACGTTAattatgatttatttattttataatttacacAAAATTTTTAAATAAGGCGAATGGCCAAACACGATGTCTGAAAGGGTCACTCTTTTTGGaacgaacggagggagtatatgtatTCATTCATCCTCTCAGCATAACATGCTGAAAACAGTGCGACACGGATCACATCTTCTCCCTACAAACCGATTTGAGTCATGAAGAGGCAAGTAAAGGCAATGCAGAATTGTATCCTTAGTGGCTCAATCCTGGATTATGACGACTATGATATGAGTACGGCATGGAGCATCAAACTTGGCTACATCAAGCGTGCGTCGACTTGTGGACAGCACAGTTGAAGCTACGAGTAGAGAAGAATAGACAGCCGCTTCTCAGCTGCGGCACGTCTCCTTCCCCCTCACCGGCGGTCGCGCCACGTGCCCGCTCAAGACGAGCCGCAGTCTCCTCGCACTCCAATCCCAAGTCGACTAACTGACGCGCCGCGCGCGGCGTGCTGGCGCGCTACGGTACGCAACGCGCAGGCAGTTCGGCAGAAGCGCGAGGAGGGAGGGCCACGTGTCCTACACCGTCACGCTCGACGGCGAGACGCGCCAAGAAAAGGAGGGCCGCTGCGGGCGGCGCCGCTGGGGTGTCCACGAGCCCCCTCTGGCTTGCCGGCACGTACGTCGCCTCCTCCCCCACGCACGCCACCGCGCATCGTGCCCGTCCGCTCCGCGCTTTTAGGCGCACGAGCCCCGCGTTGCAGCCCCGGCCATCCTGCCTCCCTCCTCCTCCATTTACGCGTACTCGAGAGAAGCTCCAGCCGGGGCCATTGCTTATGTTCCTGGGCCCTGTCGCGTCGTCGCCGTTACGGTGCTCTGTTCCTGGTGGTGCCGAGAGGATCCGTCACCGTCGTCAGCGGCCGTGATGGGATTCACCGAGAAAGGATCCCCCGTCACTGGCGGAGGGTTCAGGTGCGATCATCGTTCTTGCTTATTTCCTTCTCTTCTTGTGCGTAAATCTTTTGAAAATAGTACAGATTTGCTTTGCTTTGGTTGTAGAAGCTCTCACTATCTCCGCTCCTGTTTAGCCTcgttttttgtgatgaaatctgTGCCCGCCGTGTTATGCGTAGTGTTACGTGGTCTTCATCTTCAAATTGTTTCTTGGTAGATTGTTTCTTGCTACCCTGTTAATATGTAATATGCAGTGGACAGAGCTATCTGTTAACAGGATGAAGGCATGGCCTATATCTATACCAAAATTTCTTCTCCGTGACACTGGCGAATTGAATTTGTGATTAGGCTGTATAATATTAACGCGTCCATTTGATGGTGAATCCTTGTGACCTCCAGCGCTGTTTATCTTGGCAGTGAAAATGGCAAGTTCAGCTATGGGTATGCAAGCTCTCCTGGGAAAAGATCCTCCATGGAGGACTTCCATGAAACAAGAGTTAACGGTGTTGATGGAGAGACTGTTGGACTATTTGGCGTCTTTGACGGTAAGACGCTGTTCAGGAAGCAAGTTTCACATCTCAATAAGCGTTTCAGGTTTACGCATTGCAGTGTAAACGATGTCTTACTTTACATTACGTCAACCAAATGTCTGACCAGTTTACTGGTGGCTGAAATTTCTACTGCTAGAGCCGATGAAGTCACCGACTTACTTTTTGCATGAGGGCTGGATGCAGGATACTGTTTGATTGCTAACCAATTTTATCCCCCCCTGCAGGTCATGGTGGAGCTCGAGCAGCAGAGTTTGTGAAACAGAACCTTTTCACAAATTTAATCAAGCACCCAAAGTTCTTCAGTGATACCAAGTCCGCTATTGGTATTATAAAATCCCTGTGCCTGCTAGAGCTTTGAACAGAAATACTTCACTCCTGAATGAACCCCTGTGATCTCCTGCAGCGGAAACTTACACTCACACGGACTCGGAGCTTCTGAAAGCTGATACCAGCCATCACTGCGATGCCGGGTCAACCGCTTCCACGGCCATTCTCGTAGGCGATCGCCTGTTAGTTGCAAACGTTGGGGACTCCAGGGCAGTCATCTGTAGAGGAGGGGATGGTAAGTCAAATTCTCTTGGACATATTCCATCCTTGGTTGCGGTTTGCAGCTGTTCTGCTGTAGAA
The nucleotide sequence above comes from Miscanthus floridulus cultivar M001 chromosome 18, ASM1932011v1, whole genome shotgun sequence. Encoded proteins:
- the LOC136521928 gene encoding cleavage stimulating factor 64-like — translated: MAAAASCRCSSVVSVGNIPYHASEDELRAACEEIGPVVSLRVATDNKGSNRPRGFAFVEYLDDETALSACRNLHGRALRGRDLRVGLAQRTPPHAGDGDEPVGVEGATHAASLLAPGARPRGAVTSYLAGLSRRQLRELLDALEREDLALMEQARREFAGLDTLIEQARVLLDMASAPGAAAANNRKRGARGQDRPGDSRSPEAAAQANKLRRVQDGEYVPGVAYR
- the LOC136521927 gene encoding probable protein phosphatase 2C 59, with amino-acid sequence MGFTEKGSPVTGGGFSENGKFSYGYASSPGKRSSMEDFHETRVNGVDGETVGLFGVFDGHGGARAAEFVKQNLFTNLIKHPKFFSDTKSAIAETYTHTDSELLKADTSHHCDAGSTASTAILVGDRLLVANVGDSRAVICRGGDAVVVSRDHKPDQTDERQRIEEAGGFVMWAGTWRVGGVLAVSRAFGDKLLKQYVVADPEIKEEVVDSSLEFLILASDGLWDVVTNEEAVAMVKPILDSEQAAKTLLAEASQRGSADNITCVVVRFLEQHNGLARATNEQAS